A single Hypanus sabinus isolate sHypSab1 chromosome 24, sHypSab1.hap1, whole genome shotgun sequence DNA region contains:
- the tpk2 gene encoding thiamin pyrophosphokinase 2 isoform X2, with product MAGGGSWSAAVLQLLKRMNSFHSQGSSKSSCRPLYVAGQQVGLVPPRVSAHLTDYPDVFQPSRSELGPVELCAGLSTYEERSCALRRVLEHWKSLQLFDCLRGWRDESYDVMPRFCDPPLLQLERSAASLFGIKTYGVHVNGFTRLPDGEMAMWVGRRAHSKPTFPGMLDNLAAGGLAAGLGVKETLVKECEEEASIPESISSRARPVGSVSYTYEDERGIFPECQFVYDLEVPADLVPQVKDGEVLEFYLWPLEQVKEAIVGSEFKPNCALVALDFLIRHGVVDADGERYYQQFVEGLHREL from the exons ATGGCGGGGGGCGGATCGTGGTCGGCGGCGGTGCTCCAACTCCTGAAGAGGATGAATTCATTCCACTCGCAGG GGTCATCCAAGAGTTCCTGCAGGCCGCTGTACGTGGCAGGCCAGCAGGTCGGGCTGGTGCCGCCCCGGGTCTCCGCCCACCTCACCGACTACCCCGACGTCTTCCAGCCGTCCCGGAGCGAGCTGGGGCCGGTGGAGCTGTGCGCCGGGCTCTCCACCTACGAAGAGCGATCCTGCGCCCTCCGCCGCGTCCTGGAGCACTGGAAGAGCCTGCAGCTCTTCGACTGCCTCCGCGGCTGGAGAGATGAG AGTTATGATGTGATGCCCAGGTTCTGTGACCCACCCCTTCTGCAGCTGGAGCGGTCGGCAGCCA GTTTGTTTGGGATAAAGACCTACGGGGTCCACGTGAACGGATTCACCCGTCTGCCAGACGGGGAGATGGCCATGTGGGTGGGCAGACGGGCCCACTCCaagcccaccttccctggaatgcTGGATAACCTG GCAGCGGGCGGACTGGCAGCTGGCTTGGGCGTGAAGGAGACCCTGGTGAAGGAGTGCGAGGAGGAGGCGTCCATCCCAGAGTCCATCTCCAGCAGGGCCAGGCCCGTCGGCAGTGTCAG TTACACCTACGAAGATGAGCGAGGCATCTTTCCCGAGTGCCAGTTTGTCTACGACCTGGAGGTCCCTGCAGACCTGGTGCCGCAGGTGAAAGACGGAGAGGTGCTGGAATTCTACCTCTGGCCTCTGGAGCAA GTGAAGGAGGCCATCGTGGGCTCAGAATTCAAACCCAATTGTGCCCTGGTGGCCCTGGACTTCCTCATACGGCACGGAGTGGTTGATGCTGATGGAG AGCGATACTACCAGCAGTTCGTCGAGGGTCTGCACCGGGAGCTGTGA
- the tpk2 gene encoding thiamin pyrophosphokinase 2 isoform X1 — translation MAGGGSWSAAVLQLLKRMNSFHSQGSSKSSCRPLYVAGQQVGLVPPRVSAHLTDYPDVFQPSRSELGPVELCAGLSTYEERSCALRRVLEHWKSLQLFDCLRGWRDESYDVMPRFCDPPLLQLERSAASLFGIKTYGVHVNGFTRLPDGEMAMWVGRRAHSKPTFPGMLDNLAAGGLAAGLGVKETLVKECEEEASIPESISSRARPVGSVSYTYEDERGIFPECQFVYDLEVPADLVPQVKDGEVLEFYLWPLEQSRVQPQCQRQDHCSLFLVKEAIVGSEFKPNCALVALDFLIRHGVVDADGERYYQQFVEGLHREL, via the exons ATGGCGGGGGGCGGATCGTGGTCGGCGGCGGTGCTCCAACTCCTGAAGAGGATGAATTCATTCCACTCGCAGG GGTCATCCAAGAGTTCCTGCAGGCCGCTGTACGTGGCAGGCCAGCAGGTCGGGCTGGTGCCGCCCCGGGTCTCCGCCCACCTCACCGACTACCCCGACGTCTTCCAGCCGTCCCGGAGCGAGCTGGGGCCGGTGGAGCTGTGCGCCGGGCTCTCCACCTACGAAGAGCGATCCTGCGCCCTCCGCCGCGTCCTGGAGCACTGGAAGAGCCTGCAGCTCTTCGACTGCCTCCGCGGCTGGAGAGATGAG AGTTATGATGTGATGCCCAGGTTCTGTGACCCACCCCTTCTGCAGCTGGAGCGGTCGGCAGCCA GTTTGTTTGGGATAAAGACCTACGGGGTCCACGTGAACGGATTCACCCGTCTGCCAGACGGGGAGATGGCCATGTGGGTGGGCAGACGGGCCCACTCCaagcccaccttccctggaatgcTGGATAACCTG GCAGCGGGCGGACTGGCAGCTGGCTTGGGCGTGAAGGAGACCCTGGTGAAGGAGTGCGAGGAGGAGGCGTCCATCCCAGAGTCCATCTCCAGCAGGGCCAGGCCCGTCGGCAGTGTCAG TTACACCTACGAAGATGAGCGAGGCATCTTTCCCGAGTGCCAGTTTGTCTACGACCTGGAGGTCCCTGCAGACCTGGTGCCGCAGGTGAAAGACGGAGAGGTGCTGGAATTCTACCTCTGGCCTCTGGAGCAA tcgagggtccaacctcagtgccagagacaggaccactgcagcttgttcctg GTGAAGGAGGCCATCGTGGGCTCAGAATTCAAACCCAATTGTGCCCTGGTGGCCCTGGACTTCCTCATACGGCACGGAGTGGTTGATGCTGATGGAG AGCGATACTACCAGCAGTTCGTCGAGGGTCTGCACCGGGAGCTGTGA